GCACAGCGCAGCGCTGCGTCGCGTCGAGCGTTTCGGATTTGTTCAGCAGCAACATGCCGGCCGCTTCCAGCGCCTGTTCCTGTGCCTCCGGCAGCGGTTGGCCGGAGGCCAGCGCGGCGGCATCCAGCACCACTACCAGGGGTTGCAGGGCCAGGACGCCGGACCAGGCAGGAGCCTGCAGCTGTTTCAACAGCGCCAGCGGATGTCCCAACCCGGAGGGTTCGATGAACAGCCGGTCCGGCCGTGCCCGACGCAACAAGCGACCGAGCCCCACCTGGAACGGCACGCCATTGACGCAGCAGAGGCACCCGCCCGCCACCTCGCCGATGGCCACGCCGTCGACGTCCGTGGCCAGCAGCGCGGCATCCAGGCCGATCTCGCCGAACTCGTTGACCAGCACCGCCC
This region of Desulfopila inferna genomic DNA includes:
- a CDS encoding CobW-like GTP-binding protein — translated: AVLVNEFGEIGLDAALLATDVDGVAIGEVAGGCLCCVNGVPFQVGLGRLLRRARPDRLFIEPSGLGHPLALLKQLQAPAWSGVLALQPLVVVLDAAALASGQPLPEAQEQALEAAGMLLLNKSETLDATQRCAV